From one Bacillus sp. FJAT-42376 genomic stretch:
- the pstC gene encoding phosphate ABC transporter permease subunit PstC — MTPPVEISKQAVSTKTKYAKNKAFYIFTLGSALLLGVVLISIILFIGKTGLQVFKDVSPMEFFFSFTWDPYAEKYGAAVFILGTLSLTGLTLILAGPISLALAVFTVEVAPDWLKRILRPLLDLLVGIPSIVYGYLGLTILVPFIRSATGALVGDGLLAAAIVLTIMVLPTITRISDDAIAAVPTELREASYAMGSTRLQTIFRVILPAASPGILTAVILGMARAIGETMAVVMVIGNTAQLPTDLYTPTAVLTTTIVNQIIDVEFGSAWNNALYMMAFLLLIISTIMILIIRRIRTKGA, encoded by the coding sequence ATGACACCGCCTGTGGAAATCAGCAAACAGGCCGTATCAACAAAAACGAAATATGCAAAAAACAAAGCGTTCTATATATTCACTTTAGGAAGTGCCCTTCTCCTAGGAGTCGTTCTTATCTCCATTATTTTATTTATCGGCAAAACAGGGCTTCAAGTATTTAAGGACGTATCTCCCATGGAATTTTTCTTCTCTTTCACCTGGGATCCGTATGCGGAAAAATACGGTGCCGCTGTTTTTATTCTTGGAACGCTCTCATTAACAGGACTTACCCTGATCCTTGCGGGTCCCATTTCTTTAGCTTTAGCCGTTTTTACAGTAGAAGTAGCCCCGGACTGGCTTAAGCGTATCCTCCGTCCGCTGCTGGATCTGCTTGTCGGAATTCCGTCAATCGTTTATGGATATCTTGGATTGACGATCCTTGTCCCCTTCATCCGGAGTGCAACAGGTGCGTTAGTCGGAGATGGGCTTCTTGCAGCTGCCATTGTTCTTACCATCATGGTACTCCCGACCATTACCCGAATTAGTGATGATGCGATTGCCGCGGTTCCGACCGAATTGAGAGAAGCGAGCTATGCGATGGGAAGTACCCGGCTTCAGACCATTTTCCGTGTCATTTTGCCGGCTGCAAGTCCAGGTATCTTAACAGCCGTCATTCTAGGTATGGCTCGGGCAATTGGTGAAACGATGGCTGTCGTTATGGTTATCGGAAACACCGCACAGCTGCCAACGGATTTGTACACGCCTACCGCAGTTCTCACTACAACCATCGTCAACCAGATCATTGATGTAGAGTTTGGCTCGGCATGGAACAATGCGCTCTATATGATGGCGTTCTTACTATTAATTATTTCTACCATCATGATCCTGATTATCCGCCGGATTAGGACGAAAGGGGCGTAA
- a CDS encoding phosphate ABC transporter substrate-binding protein produces the protein MNKMTLAKRVSTLTLAAVVSVGFTFGATAANAASVKGKVVVAGSTALLPLTSQAAKEFKKSNPKVSVSVSGSSSIAGPQSVSKGSSTIGACDWDATKAVPGFNAFKGLTAYKVAVIPFATIVHKSNSVKNLSTAQLQGIFSGKITNWKQVGGKNEEIVVVNRKSGSGTRVNYQAKALKGKSFMTKGNYKEVGKSGEMTTAVSSNPNAIGYVDLAYVKGNIKPLSYNGVAATTANVKSKKYPVYGVGYFLTKGSASGANKAFISYVQSSKFQNGSLKKLKFLPYKGF, from the coding sequence ATGAATAAAATGACATTGGCAAAACGCGTATCCACCCTTACTTTAGCTGCAGTGGTATCTGTAGGCTTCACTTTCGGCGCAACAGCAGCAAATGCTGCATCTGTTAAAGGAAAAGTAGTTGTAGCAGGTTCTACAGCACTTCTTCCCCTAACTTCCCAGGCAGCAAAAGAATTCAAAAAATCAAATCCTAAAGTATCTGTATCCGTATCCGGTTCTTCTTCAATTGCAGGCCCTCAGTCTGTATCAAAAGGAAGCTCCACAATCGGTGCATGTGACTGGGATGCGACTAAAGCGGTTCCTGGATTCAATGCATTCAAAGGTTTGACAGCTTACAAAGTAGCGGTTATTCCTTTCGCAACAATCGTACACAAATCAAATTCAGTGAAAAACCTGTCTACTGCTCAGCTTCAAGGAATCTTCTCTGGTAAAATCACGAACTGGAAGCAAGTTGGCGGTAAAAACGAAGAGATCGTTGTTGTAAACCGTAAATCCGGTTCCGGTACTCGTGTAAACTACCAGGCGAAAGCTCTTAAAGGCAAAAGCTTTATGACAAAAGGGAACTATAAAGAAGTAGGGAAAAGTGGAGAAATGACAACAGCTGTTTCTTCTAATCCAAATGCAATCGGTTATGTGGACCTTGCTTATGTTAAAGGAAACATCAAACCTCTTTCTTACAATGGCGTTGCTGCAACTACTGCAAACGTAAAAAGCAAAAAGTACCCTGTATACGGTGTTGGCTACTTCCTGACTAAAGGTTCTGCATCTGGTGCAAACAAAGCGTTCATCTCTTACGTACAAAGCTCTAAGTTCCAAAACGGTTCATTGAAAAAGCTTAAATTCCTTCCATACAAAGGATTCTAA
- a CDS encoding stalk domain-containing protein produces MRRELTSLVIASAVLTGSAFTPVAINGAQAASVTQKIGNESVFVNGKQKMVHSSIAGKAKLHSVSDLAKAFSAKVMYDKKSQYFVVTKGSGKEMKTLKVKSGSNVALVNGKKMKLENPPTMVGKTLFMAAKNFVHALGGDLLIDANLLISEKGMFKTSASKMNVEGKLHTASTLRVNGKYLYSVQDIAKAYSAKVMVKGTAVTLQKGSQTATFKIYQNIITANGETVNLRAYPVSVKGVVYADLMDMVKALGGQMEKTEDGSYMLFASKLLAGDTFNPTWVGSNVMVSNEDENASRTYIVDVNTRTLVKAINATDVAVSPDGNYAIHSDETGIITLIDLSAGTSRYVSLDDDIKVEFVWAADGKRAYFIKGEKNDKIFSVDVATGELKEVPSDKNIYKTDLKLSADGTKLLYVMGLEAKTETTDTADGGTDVTDIKTDGSEPQIYTIDLKAEKPAAAALTATKDNKVYADFLKDGSIVYLSAMAESDDMPVLTMIRPDNSVAQLVKDKDITFITVTSEGKLMFIAAENNMSVIYEVNPSDMKLTKVASTPLEITSLAVSKNGQVAATAPGLYGERLVVWKNGSFEIVTK; encoded by the coding sequence ATGAGACGCGAATTGACTAGCCTAGTGATTGCTTCTGCTGTATTGACTGGCAGTGCATTTACCCCTGTTGCAATAAATGGAGCACAGGCAGCAAGTGTAACCCAAAAGATTGGAAATGAATCTGTATTCGTAAACGGAAAACAGAAAATGGTTCACTCAAGCATCGCTGGGAAAGCAAAGCTTCACTCTGTCAGCGACTTAGCTAAAGCATTCTCTGCAAAAGTCATGTATGACAAAAAGTCGCAATATTTTGTCGTTACCAAAGGCAGCGGGAAAGAAATGAAAACGCTGAAAGTTAAATCCGGATCCAATGTTGCACTCGTTAACGGAAAGAAAATGAAACTAGAAAATCCGCCTACGATGGTAGGAAAAACACTCTTCATGGCAGCGAAGAATTTCGTCCATGCGTTAGGCGGAGATCTATTAATAGACGCTAATCTATTAATATCCGAAAAAGGAATGTTTAAAACGTCTGCATCCAAGATGAATGTAGAGGGCAAGCTTCACACAGCCAGTACTTTGCGCGTAAACGGCAAATACCTTTACTCTGTTCAGGACATTGCAAAGGCTTACTCAGCAAAGGTGATGGTGAAGGGTACAGCTGTGACACTTCAAAAAGGTTCACAAACTGCTACTTTTAAAATTTACCAAAATATTATAACAGCTAATGGAGAAACTGTCAATCTTAGGGCATATCCAGTGTCTGTAAAAGGTGTTGTTTACGCAGATCTGATGGATATGGTAAAAGCGCTGGGCGGACAGATGGAGAAAACGGAAGATGGAAGCTACATGCTTTTCGCTTCTAAACTTCTTGCCGGTGATACGTTCAATCCAACATGGGTCGGATCAAACGTCATGGTATCAAACGAAGATGAAAATGCATCCCGCACATACATTGTAGACGTGAATACCCGTACACTTGTAAAGGCCATTAACGCCACGGATGTTGCGGTATCTCCAGATGGAAACTACGCAATCCATTCTGATGAAACAGGAATTATTACACTTATCGATCTATCAGCAGGCACTTCCAGATACGTAAGCTTAGATGATGACATCAAGGTTGAATTCGTATGGGCAGCTGACGGGAAAAGGGCTTACTTCATCAAAGGCGAAAAGAACGACAAGATCTTCTCTGTTGATGTTGCAACGGGGGAACTGAAAGAAGTTCCATCCGACAAGAACATCTATAAAACAGACCTGAAACTTTCTGCTGACGGGACAAAACTTCTTTACGTCATGGGCTTGGAAGCGAAAACGGAAACAACCGATACAGCTGACGGCGGTACAGACGTCACAGACATTAAAACCGATGGCTCTGAACCACAGATTTATACAATTGATTTAAAGGCTGAAAAACCAGCAGCTGCAGCTCTTACAGCAACGAAAGATAACAAAGTGTATGCAGATTTTCTGAAAGATGGCAGCATCGTGTACTTAAGTGCGATGGCTGAATCCGATGATATGCCGGTTCTGACGATGATCCGCCCTGATAACAGTGTTGCCCAGCTTGTAAAGGACAAAGACATTACCTTTATTACGGTAACTTCAGAAGGTAAGTTGATGTTCATTGCAGCTGAAAATAATATGTCTGTTATTTACGAAGTTAATCCGTCCGACATGAAATTGACGAAGGTTGCTTCTACACCGCTTGAAATTACTTCTTTGGCCGTTTCTAAAAACGGACAGGTTGCCGCAACAGCTCCTGGTCTTTACGGCGAAAGACTGGTTGTCTGGAAAAACGGAAGCTTTGAAATTGTAACAAAATAA
- a CDS encoding CAP domain-containing protein, with amino-acid sequence MQGWKWLSLIILTAILIGRPASGLASETNTSAKQEGEKLKVDTAYFQELIKSGDLYLMNDAYDSFTNQIAITEKAIGKMSGKTARNQFLAQYIRPAKIAKERVLYEVSEYRLIYKIGMSQTRGAVGNTEIAKLSRLSQRAAAIKAAGKYPAIPSVTGNYLKAMEAKLKAKKFVSYDAKSPGADTLEYEVFLITNFERVKNKLPIYTLNTKISGVARKKSGDMFSRNYFDHTSPTYGSPFDMMARYGVAYRYAGENIAKGYTGAHDVVEGWMNSPGHRANILKKEFVQIGTGYKSTYWTQMFTD; translated from the coding sequence ATGCAAGGATGGAAATGGCTGTCATTAATTATTTTAACTGCGATCCTTATAGGCCGCCCGGCTTCCGGACTCGCTTCCGAAACGAATACGTCCGCGAAACAGGAAGGCGAAAAGCTAAAAGTGGATACGGCTTATTTTCAAGAGCTGATTAAAAGCGGAGATCTTTATTTAATGAACGACGCTTATGATAGTTTTACGAACCAAATAGCGATAACGGAAAAGGCAATCGGAAAAATGAGCGGCAAAACCGCAAGAAATCAATTCCTGGCTCAATACATAAGACCGGCAAAAATAGCGAAGGAAAGAGTCCTGTATGAAGTATCCGAATACCGGCTGATTTATAAAATTGGCATGAGCCAGACAAGAGGAGCAGTCGGGAATACAGAAATCGCAAAACTTTCAAGACTCTCACAGCGGGCTGCAGCCATTAAAGCTGCCGGGAAGTATCCGGCTATTCCTTCCGTGACAGGAAACTATCTAAAGGCAATGGAAGCGAAACTGAAAGCAAAAAAGTTTGTTTCCTATGATGCAAAGAGTCCCGGAGCAGACACGCTTGAGTATGAGGTATTTTTAATTACAAATTTTGAACGGGTCAAAAATAAACTGCCGATTTACACGCTGAATACAAAGATTTCCGGTGTAGCGAGGAAAAAATCAGGAGATATGTTCAGCAGAAATTATTTTGACCATACTTCTCCGACGTACGGTTCGCCGTTTGACATGATGGCCCGTTACGGGGTTGCGTACCGCTATGCGGGAGAAAACATTGCGAAGGGCTATACAGGCGCTCATGATGTAGTAGAGGGCTGGATGAACAGTCCGGGCCACCGCGCTAATATCCTGAAAAAAGAATTTGTTCAAATAGGAACAGGTTATAAATCGACCTATTGGACACAAATGTTTACAGATTGA
- a CDS encoding acyltransferase family protein: MTKQRIYYFDWLRVLATISVVVLHAAAPLLYEYGKIPANDWWTGHIFDSVTRWCVPIFFMMSGALMLNPGKQESAGVFFKKRSAKVLIPFIAWSCFYILVKMKMDDMEKNPEAAFKAILSDNVYYHLWFLYVIIGLYAITPILKVYIANASRRNIELFLVLWFVCTSVFSLIAKFYQVKMGFEAFPASGYIGYFVLGYYLFKYSFNRLSKWGIYLIGVAGLCITVFATPEMTEKNNGTFDGFFYHYLNVSVVFMSAAFFLFFKELQERINPAGSYRVLKPFNQASMGIYLVHPFVFLVLKKYFELDAFSFTPIVGIPFMALLTIAISFVITRVLQMIPFVRNVVPN, encoded by the coding sequence TTGACCAAGCAGAGAATTTATTATTTCGACTGGCTTCGAGTGCTCGCAACCATCAGCGTGGTCGTGCTTCATGCGGCTGCACCGCTTCTTTATGAATATGGAAAAATTCCCGCGAATGATTGGTGGACTGGCCATATATTTGATTCGGTGACGAGATGGTGCGTTCCAATTTTCTTTATGATGAGCGGAGCTCTTATGCTGAACCCCGGAAAACAGGAATCCGCCGGCGTTTTCTTCAAAAAACGTTCAGCGAAAGTGCTGATTCCTTTTATCGCATGGAGCTGCTTTTATATCCTGGTCAAAATGAAGATGGATGATATGGAGAAAAATCCGGAAGCGGCATTTAAAGCGATTCTGTCCGATAATGTCTATTACCACCTCTGGTTTTTATATGTCATTATCGGGCTGTATGCCATCACACCAATCTTGAAGGTGTATATCGCAAATGCATCAAGAAGAAACATCGAATTGTTTCTGGTTTTATGGTTTGTATGCACAAGCGTGTTCAGCTTAATCGCCAAATTTTATCAAGTAAAAATGGGATTTGAAGCATTCCCGGCAAGCGGGTACATAGGCTACTTTGTTTTAGGCTATTACTTGTTTAAGTACTCCTTTAACCGTTTATCGAAGTGGGGCATTTATTTGATTGGCGTTGCAGGGCTATGCATTACGGTATTCGCTACACCGGAAATGACCGAGAAAAACAACGGCACGTTCGACGGATTCTTCTATCATTACCTGAACGTATCGGTGGTCTTTATGTCAGCGGCGTTCTTCCTGTTCTTCAAAGAGCTGCAGGAGCGGATCAACCCGGCTGGGTCCTATCGCGTCCTGAAACCGTTCAATCAGGCAAGTATGGGGATTTACCTCGTCCATCCGTTCGTCTTTCTCGTATTAAAAAAATACTTTGAATTGGATGCTTTTTCTTTCACTCCGATTGTCGGCATTCCTTTTATGGCCTTATTAACCATTGCAATTAGCTTTGTGATTACTAGAGTGCTGCAAATGATACCGTTTGTGAGGAATGTTGTGCCGAATTAA
- a CDS encoding transglycosylase SLT domain-containing protein, whose protein sequence is MKKLATAALAASLLLAPGGVRAETTSCVNLDAMAAKKLLTDTANRYGVPAEIVKGIAASESAGFKQCNQDGTPIISRDGGIGMMQITLNPGEHLEIDRERLKTDAAYNVDQGVKILKEKYSFDKSPTIVNQSMDSLEHWYFAVRNYNGNTASNDPTKNPGGTYQERVYRSVQPDTTPFPLENYNSNWKPGDQPMQWAYGYTPTMSNLQAGDQVLTNDSASKLRDTPSTGVGSKVIGTFTENSVVTIKSSVKYEDPSVSNLFIFYQVEVNGKKGYMASSVLKPLRIENSNPIAAQEPVNIPDGKVKILLNTPIYNLVNGQMKPGRTATNKEALRVYGTKGIYYHVGGSDYVKHDPAKTKMLIGVALSNDKARKPIGFITEDHYSTITLDNGKELDKKNIGGMVMGYVKLKSPVTLTNGSSKLALKANTWYRVYTISGRSYDVGGGYSVAKSSGNEYSPVFGGK, encoded by the coding sequence GTGAAAAAATTAGCAACAGCTGCACTGGCCGCTTCTTTGTTATTGGCACCAGGTGGAGTGCGTGCTGAAACAACGTCATGTGTAAACCTTGATGCGATGGCTGCGAAAAAATTGTTAACCGATACTGCTAATCGATACGGGGTTCCTGCTGAAATTGTAAAGGGAATAGCTGCCTCAGAAAGCGCAGGATTTAAGCAATGCAATCAGGATGGTACTCCCATCATTTCTCGTGATGGAGGAATTGGGATGATGCAAATTACGCTAAACCCAGGAGAACATTTAGAGATAGACCGGGAACGCTTAAAAACCGATGCTGCGTACAATGTAGACCAAGGGGTTAAAATCCTTAAAGAGAAGTACAGTTTTGATAAAAGTCCAACAATTGTCAATCAATCTATGGATAGTCTAGAGCACTGGTATTTTGCAGTACGCAATTATAACGGAAACACGGCCTCAAATGACCCGACAAAAAATCCCGGCGGGACCTATCAGGAGAGAGTGTACCGATCTGTCCAGCCCGATACAACGCCTTTCCCTCTGGAAAATTACAATTCCAACTGGAAACCAGGGGATCAGCCGATGCAGTGGGCGTATGGGTATACTCCGACAATGAGTAATTTGCAAGCGGGAGATCAGGTTTTAACGAATGATTCAGCTTCCAAGCTAAGAGATACACCTTCAACTGGAGTGGGATCTAAAGTTATTGGAACCTTCACTGAAAATTCAGTTGTAACGATTAAGAGTTCTGTTAAATACGAAGATCCTAGTGTGAGTAACCTTTTCATATTTTATCAAGTCGAAGTAAACGGCAAAAAAGGATACATGGCATCTTCCGTATTAAAGCCGCTAAGAATTGAAAACTCAAATCCAATCGCTGCTCAAGAACCGGTTAACATCCCGGACGGTAAGGTGAAAATCTTATTAAATACTCCAATATATAATTTGGTGAACGGACAAATGAAGCCTGGCAGGACGGCAACCAATAAAGAAGCGCTGCGCGTTTACGGCACCAAGGGAATCTACTACCATGTCGGCGGCAGTGATTATGTAAAACATGATCCCGCTAAAACAAAAATGCTGATTGGTGTGGCGCTAAGCAACGATAAAGCCCGTAAACCAATAGGCTTTATCACAGAGGACCATTATTCAACGATTACATTGGATAATGGAAAAGAGCTGGATAAGAAAAACATCGGCGGGATGGTTATGGGCTATGTGAAACTAAAAAGCCCCGTGACCCTGACGAATGGAAGTTCAAAGTTAGCTTTAAAAGCAAATACATGGTACAGAGTCTACACCATCTCCGGCCGTTCTTATGACGTTGGAGGAGGCTATTCTGTCGCGAAATCATCAGGTAACGAATACTCTCCTGTATTCGGCGGTAAATAA
- a CDS encoding NlpC/P60 family protein — translation MKKPIIALGLATSLLFSSYLPANDAKAASTSFETNIINISKQYIGVPYKWGGTTPAGFDCSGFINYVFNKTGISMPRTADGMYNSSSMEKVSSKEVGDIVFFRTMDKPTISHAGIYIGSNQFIHASSSKGVTISSLSERYWSNAYVSTKRHSMLGSVMAAEAENYAESAKDLWNNLQAKYSSSSKISGLDSSLIGEYNRLKAKSKDASFTDYMTRSAWMIDSVKNGLALEKQTNEFTSKLIEGQRLDAETNKLYDDLSYNIGKTERVIGKMYGASNRKVFNDRFITQAKIARETSKYEVSMYRLMNDIDSLIAKGSVKTAIEHFEMLSRLEARASKIKADGNALHAGGYHSLSQINAQLKERKQALKAKLKL, via the coding sequence ATGAAGAAACCGATTATTGCACTTGGATTAGCAACATCTCTATTATTCAGTTCGTATCTACCAGCCAACGATGCAAAAGCTGCATCTACTTCATTCGAAACTAATATCATAAATATAAGCAAACAATACATAGGCGTACCATATAAATGGGGTGGAACCACTCCTGCAGGATTTGACTGTTCCGGCTTTATCAACTATGTGTTCAACAAAACAGGAATTTCCATGCCTCGTACAGCAGATGGCATGTACAATTCCAGCAGCATGGAGAAGGTATCCAGCAAAGAAGTGGGCGATATCGTCTTTTTCAGAACGATGGACAAGCCGACCATTTCCCATGCGGGAATCTACATTGGAAGCAACCAGTTTATCCACGCATCTTCATCAAAGGGTGTGACAATCAGCTCCCTGAGTGAGAGGTACTGGAGCAATGCATACGTTAGCACAAAAAGACATTCTATGCTCGGAAGCGTAATGGCTGCTGAAGCGGAAAACTATGCAGAATCCGCTAAAGACCTGTGGAACAATCTTCAGGCAAAATACTCTTCATCTTCAAAAATTAGCGGTTTGGATTCTTCTTTAATCGGGGAATACAATAGGTTAAAAGCAAAAAGCAAGGATGCCAGTTTCACAGATTACATGACCCGCTCTGCTTGGATGATTGATTCAGTTAAAAACGGCCTTGCACTTGAGAAGCAAACCAATGAATTCACTTCCAAGCTAATTGAAGGACAGCGCCTTGATGCTGAAACAAATAAATTGTATGACGATTTGTCTTATAATATCGGCAAAACAGAACGCGTTATCGGAAAAATGTACGGTGCTTCTAACCGCAAAGTGTTCAATGACCGCTTTATTACCCAGGCAAAAATTGCGCGCGAAACATCCAAATATGAGGTATCCATGTATCGTCTCATGAACGATATTGACAGCCTTATTGCAAAGGGATCTGTAAAAACGGCGATTGAACATTTTGAAATGCTGTCCAGACTCGAAGCACGTGCTTCTAAAATTAAAGCAGACGGAAATGCTCTGCACGCTGGCGGCTACCACAGCCTTTCTCAAATCAATGCACAGCTGAAAGAGCGCAAACAGGCGCTGAAAGCAAAACTAAAACTATAA